The genomic region GCCTACCTCTGCAATTTTAGCTTTTGCAGCATCGGTAAGTTCCAGCTCAATGTCTTGATCTTTAAGCCGCTTTGTTAACTGTTCTGACATTAAAGTTACAATTTCCGTTAAATGCGGTTTTTCAAGAGCATGGAAGACAATCGTTTCGTCAATTCGGTTTAAAAATTCAGGACGGAACGCTTTCTTGAGCTCTTCCATTACTTTTCCTTTCATATCTTTATAATCTTGCTCTCCATCTTGAACATTAAAGCCGACATACTTATTTCGTTTTAATGCTTCTGCTCCTACGTTAGAGGTCATAATCAGAACCGTATTTCTAAAGTCTACTGTTCTTCCTTTTGAATCGGTTAAGCGTCCATCCTCTAATACCTGAAGCAGAATGTTAAATACATCTGGATGTGCTTTCTCAATTTCGTCCAAAAGGATGACTGAGTAAGGTTTTCTCCGGACTTTTTCTGTTAATTGTCCGCCTTCATCATATCCTACATAGCCTGGAGGTGAACCGACCAGACGAGAGGTTGTATGTCTTTCCATGAACTCAGACATATCAATCCGGATCATTGCATCTTCATCGCCAAACATTGCTTCTGCTAATGCTCGTGCAAGCTCTGTTTTACCTACCCCAGTAGGACCTAGGAAGATAAAAGACCCGATTGGGCGTTTAGGATCTTTAAGACCAGCTCTTGCCCGTCTTACTGCTTTTGCGACTGCTTTAACGGCTTCATCCTGGCCAATGACACGGGTATGAAGAATACTTTCTAGGTTAAGCAGTTTATCTGTTTCTGTTTGTGCTAGCTTAGATACAGGTATTCCGGTCCAATTTGACACAACGGTTGCTATATCTTCTACTGTTACTTCCGTGTTTTCTTGGCCTTGTTTTTCTTTCCAGGATTTCTTGGTTTCTTCTAACTGTTCACGGAGACGCTGTTCTGAATCGCGTAAAGAAGCTGCCTTTTCAAATTCTTGACTCTGTACGGCTGCATCCTTTTCTTTCCTTACTTCCTCTAATTTTAATTCTAATTCTTTTAAATTAGGAGGAGTTGTAAAGGAGCGTAACCGTACTTTTGATCCTGCTTCATCAATTAAATCTATCGCTTTATCCGGTAAAAAACGGTCAGAAATATACCGGTCAGATAGTTTAACCGCTGCCTCAATCGCCTCGTCTGTAATAGTGACACGGTGGTGGGCTTCATAGCGGTCACGCAAACCATGCAGGATTTGAATCGATTCTTCTACTGAAGGTTCATCAACTGTAATTGGCTGGAAACGGCGCTCTAGTGCAGCATCCTTTTCAATATATTTCCGATATTCATCTAAAGTTGTAGCCCCAATACATTGGAGTTCCCCGCGAGCTAGAGATGGTTTTAAAATATTGGACGCATCGATCGCACCCTCCGCTCCTCCTGCACCAATTAAAGTGTGAAGCTCATCGATAAACAGAATGATATTTCCTGCTTGGCGAATTTCATCCATTACTTTTTTCAAACGGTCTTCAAATTCACCGCGGTACTTGGTGCCCGCTACAACCGTTCCCATATCTAACGTCATAACCCTTTTATCCCGCAAAATCTCTGGAACCTCATTTTGCACAATTTGTTGCGCCAGACCTTCTGCAATTGCTGTTTTACCTACCCCTGGTTCACCAATAAGGACAGGGTTATTTTTCGTTCTTCGGCTCAGTACCTCGATAACTCTTTGAATTTCTTTACTTCTGCCAATCACAGGGTCCAAACTACCCTCTCTTGCAATCGCTGTTAAATCACGCGCTAAACTGTCTAATGTAGGCGTACTGGCATTGGAATGGGATGAGCCCTGGTGGCCCCCAGCTTCATTACTTCCCAATAATTGCAGAACCTGTTGTCTTGCTTTATTTAAGCTCACTCCTAAATTATTAAGGACACGAGCAGCTACACCTTCTCCTTCGCGAATCAGCCCGAGGAGAATATGCTCTGTTCCAACATAGGAGTGACCTAATTTTCTGGCTTCATCCATGGAGAGTTCGATGACTTTTTTAGCTCTAGGTGTATAATGCGGATTTTGGGATTGATCTTGGCCGCGGCCAATCAAATTTTCAGCCTCTTTTTGGATTTTTTCAGGACTTAATCCTAATCCATATAACGCTTTTGCCGCAATTCCTTCTCCTTCTCTGACAAGACCAAGCAAAATATGTTCTGTTCCAATATTGCTATGTCCTAGTCTCATGGCTTCCTCTTGGGAAAGTGCTAATACTTTCTGGGCTCTTTCTGTAAATCGTCCAAACATCATCTATGTTACCCTCCTACTCATTCGATTCTAATATCAGCCGTTCTCGAATTAAGCCTGCCCGTTTGACATCTCTTTCATGGGGTTTTAATGGACCGCCCGCATATTGCTGTAAGAAGCCGGGCTGTGTTAAGATCATCAGTTCATTTAGAATATTGCGGCTAACGTTTTTTATATAGCCCATATCTATTCCAAGTCTAAGGTCGGATAGACATCGGGCTGCTTCTTTTGATTCAATAATCCGGCTATTAGCCAGGATCCCGTAAGAACGAAAAATTCGGTCCTCTAATTGTATGCCAGAAGTTTTCGCAAGTGCTGACCGTGCTGAACGTTCCTGCTCAATTAGTTGGGTTACCACTGTAATTAAATCATCAACAATATCTTCTTCAGATTTCCCAAGTGTAATTTGGTTAGAAATTTGAAAGATATTGCCTAATGCTTCACTGCCTTCCCCATAAATCCCACGAACAACAAGACCAAGCTGGTTAATCGCCGGTATAAGGCGATTCATTTGCTGGGTCAATACAAGCCCAGGCAGGTGCATCATTACAGACGCCCGTAAGCCTGTTCCTACATTGGTTGGACAGCTTGTTAAGTATCCTCTTTCCTCATCAAAGGCAAAATCCATTTTCTGTTCAAGCCAGTTATCGATCTCATTGGCTACTTGCAGCGCTTGCTGAAGCTGCAGCCCAGGAAACAGACATTGAATTCTTATGTGATCCTCTTCATTGATCATGATGCTTACTTCTTCATTTTCTGATAATAAACAAGCACCAAAGGTCGACTCTTCTGCTAAATTTGGACTAATTAAGTGCTTTTCAACGAGCACTCTTTTTTGAAGCGGCTGAAGCTCATCCATTCTTAGTAGTTCTAATGGTACCGGACATGTATTAGTTTGCACTTTTTCCTCAATCTCTTTTACAACAGCCTGGGCATCTTCATTCGTAAAAATCGTCGGATAAAGATAATTCTTCAGATTACGAGCTAGCCTTACTC from Bacillus oleivorans harbors:
- the clpC gene encoding ATP-dependent protease ATP-binding subunit ClpC; the protein is MMFGRFTERAQKVLALSQEEAMRLGHSNIGTEHILLGLVREGEGIAAKALYGLGLSPEKIQKEAENLIGRGQDQSQNPHYTPRAKKVIELSMDEARKLGHSYVGTEHILLGLIREGEGVAARVLNNLGVSLNKARQQVLQLLGSNEAGGHQGSSHSNASTPTLDSLARDLTAIAREGSLDPVIGRSKEIQRVIEVLSRRTKNNPVLIGEPGVGKTAIAEGLAQQIVQNEVPEILRDKRVMTLDMGTVVAGTKYRGEFEDRLKKVMDEIRQAGNIILFIDELHTLIGAGGAEGAIDASNILKPSLARGELQCIGATTLDEYRKYIEKDAALERRFQPITVDEPSVEESIQILHGLRDRYEAHHRVTITDEAIEAAVKLSDRYISDRFLPDKAIDLIDEAGSKVRLRSFTTPPNLKELELKLEEVRKEKDAAVQSQEFEKAASLRDSEQRLREQLEETKKSWKEKQGQENTEVTVEDIATVVSNWTGIPVSKLAQTETDKLLNLESILHTRVIGQDEAVKAVAKAVRRARAGLKDPKRPIGSFIFLGPTGVGKTELARALAEAMFGDEDAMIRIDMSEFMERHTTSRLVGSPPGYVGYDEGGQLTEKVRRKPYSVILLDEIEKAHPDVFNILLQVLEDGRLTDSKGRTVDFRNTVLIMTSNVGAEALKRNKYVGFNVQDGEQDYKDMKGKVMEELKKAFRPEFLNRIDETIVFHALEKPHLTEIVTLMSEQLTKRLKDQDIELELTDAAKAKIAEVGYDPEYGARPLRRALQKHIEDRLSEELLRGQVLTGHKVIVDVEDGEFKVLSK
- a CDS encoding protein arginine kinase; this encodes MSIEKFLNSSVCSWMSEDGPSSDIVLTSRVRLARNLKNYLYPTIFTNEDAQAVVKEIEEKVQTNTCPVPLELLRMDELQPLQKRVLVEKHLISPNLAEESTFGACLLSENEEVSIMINEEDHIRIQCLFPGLQLQQALQVANEIDNWLEQKMDFAFDEERGYLTSCPTNVGTGLRASVMMHLPGLVLTQQMNRLIPAINQLGLVVRGIYGEGSEALGNIFQISNQITLGKSEEDIVDDLITVVTQLIEQERSARSALAKTSGIQLEDRIFRSYGILANSRIIESKEAARCLSDLRLGIDMGYIKNVSRNILNELMILTQPGFLQQYAGGPLKPHERDVKRAGLIRERLILESNE